The genomic segment GTGCCATCTCGAAATGCTCCCGCTCAGATCAGGCTTTGATGCCGGTGATCTTGACCTCGGTGTAGTCCTGACGGTGACCGTTCTTGCGGTGGTACTTCTTCCGCCGCTTGAACTTGAACACGATGAGCTTCTCACCGCGCCCGTGCGACACGATCTGACCTTCGACCTTCGCTCCGCTGACCGTGGGCTTGCCGAACTTCGGCTGATCGCCACCGACCATCAGAACCTCTTCGAAGGCGATGTTCTCGCCCGGGTTGCCTGCTAGTTTGGCGACACGCAGGACGTCTCCCTCGGAGACGCTGTACTGCTTGCCACCCGTCTTGATAATCGCGCTTGCCATTTTGAAGGGCGGGGACCCTAGCTCTATGAGGCGACTCATGCAAGGTCCCGCGAATGGAATGTTCGCGCCTTCCAGGCGCGAATCGTGGGGCGGGCCGCTCGGCTGTTTGCACATGCCTCGAGGACCCGCTGATCAGGGTTTGGGGAGCGAGTGCATACCGCGTTTCAGCCCTCCTCACCCCCAAAAAATCAGCTCAATTCATGGGTTTTTGGGGGAGAGGCGCGCTTTTGGCGCGGCGCTACTGGCTGCATGCGCAGGTAAGCCTGAACGGCCGTGTAGAGGAGTCAGGCGCCACCGCAGCCACACCCGTTGAGACAGGTCGCGAACGCCGAGATGTCGTCATAGCCATTGGGGTGTGCGTCGACGCAGCCTTGGATGCACTCCGAGTCGCCGTCCGCGCACGCGTCGACGCAGTTGTTGAGCGCCACGCACTCGGAGTTGTTGGCGCAAGTGTTGCCAACACCACAGCAGCTGCCCTCGATGCATGAGCTCAGGCAGGCGTCGCTGCTGGTGAAGCCGCACTCGCTTCCGCCGCCACTGCCTCCGGAACCGCTGCCTCCCGCGCCGCTGCCGCCAGTGCCGCCCGCGGCGCAGCAGTCGTCGAGGCAGCCATACATGTTGAGCAACGGGTCAACGAGGTTCGGGTACTGGTTGGCGCAGTTGTCGATGCAGGTACCCTCCGACTCACAGGCGTCGACGCAGTCGATCAGAGAGCTGCAACCGAGCTGATTGCAGGTCAACGCCTGCTCGCAACAGGTGCCGTTCAAGCAGGTGTTCTCGCAGGCAACCTGGCTGGTGTAGCCACAGTTGCTCGCGTTGCCGCTGCCTCCTTCGCCAGCGGACCCCGAACTGCCAGCGGCGTTCAATGGGCGGTTCGAGCTGTTGTCTGAGGTACACGCGCTGATGTTCAAGGCGTACGCGCAGGTGGCCAGGATGGCGAGCTTGAAGAGTCTCATGGGTGTCTCCTGTTTAGCGGCACATGTTTCCGTTCGGAAGTGACAAGCAGCGCTGCTTGCCCACGCAGTCAGTGTCGGCGGTACAGCTTCTGAAGCAGGTTCCGTCGTCACATATCTGTGCTCCAAAAGCTCCGCAGTCTGCGTCCGTTGTGCAATCCGCGAGGCAGAAGGTGTCGGACTCGCTGTAGGCGCAGACCGACTCCGAGAAGAAGTACCCACCACATTCGGTTCCAACCGAGCAGGGGATGCCCGCGGTGCTTTGTGGGGCAGGCGAGACGCCCCGTACTTCTACATGCACCGTTAGCGGTTTCCCCGCGGTAGGAGCTCCGTCGAGGGTGAACACCCCATCGGTCAGAAGTAGGAGGGCGGG from the Polyangiaceae bacterium genome contains:
- the rplU gene encoding 50S ribosomal protein L21, whose product is MASAIIKTGGKQYSVSEGDVLRVAKLAGNPGENIAFEEVLMVGGDQPKFGKPTVSGAKVEGQIVSHGRGEKLIVFKFKRRKKYHRKNGHRQDYTEVKITGIKA